In the bacterium genome, CAAACTGTTGCGCAAACTGCAAAATTTGCAAAGAATTTCGGAAATTTCTCCATAAAGGTATGATTGACTTGCCCGCTCCTCGTTCCTTGATGTAGTCTTGATAAACTGACAGGCTTGCTACTTGCAATAAGCTTAAATCCAAAGGAGCAAGTTGAGGTGTAATCAGGACCAATTTCTCGACCTTTATTTTTGCTTGACTTACAGTTAAATGATGAGCTAAATCAAATGCTAGTCCTGCACCAAGTGAATGTCCTGCAAGGACGATATTGGCTATCTCTAATTGTTCTAGAAATATCAATAAAGTATCTCTTATGGAGGCAAGTGTATATGGGCCTTGTTCCTTAGGTGAGCCACCAAATCCCGGAATTGACAACAATACTACATTATAATGTTGGGCTAGTATATTCCCAATATTTATATATCTTCCATGATCGTAAGAACCACCATGCAAAAAAACTAGAGTTTGAGTATCCAAATTTCTTTGATATGTGCAATCAAAGATTTTGTATTTCAAATGGGTGTCCATCAATAGTGAGAAAGAGAAGGAAGAAGTTCCTATATTTGGAATTATCAAATTCCTCCTAAATTTAAATAGAAAGAGTAGTAAAGTATTAAAATAACTTCAAAATCCGATGCAAATACATTTATTGAGCAGTTGCATCGTAATTGACAAAAGGTAACAATGCCATATGCCTTGCTTTTTTTACTTCCCTAGCTAGTGCTCGTTGACAAATAGCTGAAACACCTGTCATTTGACTAGGAAAAATTCTCCCTCGTGGAGATAGATACTTTTTCAAAGTTTCAATATCTTTATAACTTATCTTTTTTGGATTTCTACCGAATGGACAAGTTTTGTTCCATGGTTTGTATTTTGCTTTTTTCAATATAGACATACTTTTATAATTTTTGAATTTTTACAATTAATAACTAAAACAATTTTTCATCTTCTGATTCAGAAATCGAAGCTATATCAGATTCTTTGGCAGGGACTTCTATATCTGTTGCTGATAGTGATTCTACAGGCTCTAGTGTAGGATTCTCTTCGTTAACTGTACTTGGCATATTTGCAGTATCAACTTTAGCATTTGACATTGCCTGCTCCATACCCACACCTTTCTTTTCTTTTGCATCCATGATTTTCATATCTTCTATCCTAATTTCATATCTTACAACTCTGACTCCGTTTGTTTCCCATGCTTCTGATACAATTTCACCTTCAACATATACCAACATACCTACTGATAAAACATTTGAACAAATTTCAGCTAACTTATTCCATGCTACTACATTATGAAACTCTGCTTTTTCTCTAAGTTGTCCAGTAGCATCTTTCCAAGATTTGTTTGTAGCAATACCAAATGTACAAATCATTGCACCATTTGGAAGTTGTTTCAATGCAGGATCTCTTGTAAGATTTCCAATTAACATGACCTTGTTCATTGATCGTGATGTTGACATTTTGTTTGTTTCATTCCCAATTTACTTAGAATTAGGAATCAATATCTAAAGATAATTATATTTTGCTATTTCAAGTTACAATTTTGTGATCATCGAACGCACTATATCTTTGTTGCTTTCCATAAACTTTCTGAGCAACCCTACTTTGGATGATGGAATAGTAAATTCCCATATATAATAAAAACCATCAACATTCTTCTCTATCGGATAAGCAAGTCTTTTTTTGCCCCATGTTGCTTTTTCTGTAACTTCACCCATCAGGGTTGTGATCTCAGTTTCTATTTTAACCAAAGTGTCATCTAGTGTAGATTCCAATTGAGATTTGATAATAAATGCAATTTCGTATTTCATATTGATAAACTTTTATATTTGTTAATAGAGCTATGGGATTATAGCAAGATTTGTGAGAAATTCAATAATTATTTAGGTTGGCAGTAATTGTACTAAATTAAATATGTCGGTAGAATGTTTTGAGTCTTCAATTTCCTACTCTAAATTCACAAATATCTCCATCTTGCACTATATAATCTTTTGACTCCATTCTAAGTTTTCCGGCTTCTTTGCAAGCTTTGAACCCACCTAAAGTTACAAAATCATCATAACTCACAACTTCAGCCATTATAAACTTTTTTGCAAAGTCAGTGTGAATTACTCCAGCA is a window encoding:
- a CDS encoding alpha/beta fold hydrolase, with product MDTHLKYKIFDCTYQRNLDTQTLVFLHGGSYDHGRYINIGNILAQHYNVVLLSIPGFGGSPKEQGPYTLASIRDTLLIFLEQLEIANIVLAGHSLGAGLAFDLAHHLTVSQAKIKVEKLVLITPQLAPLDLSLLQVASLSVYQDYIKERGAGKSIIPLWRNFRNSLQILQFAQQFDLDLPNLNFPQLFPPTLAFIAKNDLLINPSFIRLYSRSRDL
- a CDS encoding 30S ribosomal protein S18, which encodes MSILKKAKYKPWNKTCPFGRNPKKISYKDIETLKKYLSPRGRIFPSQMTGVSAICQRALAREVKKARHMALLPFVNYDATAQ
- the ssb gene encoding single-stranded DNA-binding protein; translated protein: MSTSRSMNKVMLIGNLTRDPALKQLPNGAMICTFGIATNKSWKDATGQLREKAEFHNVVAWNKLAEICSNVLSVGMLVYVEGEIVSEAWETNGVRVVRYEIRIEDMKIMDAKEKKGVGMEQAMSNAKVDTANMPSTVNEENPTLEPVESLSATDIEVPAKESDIASISESEDEKLF
- the rpsF gene encoding 30S ribosomal protein S6 translates to MKYEIAFIIKSQLESTLDDTLVKIETEITTLMGEVTEKATWGKKRLAYPIEKNVDGFYYIWEFTIPSSKVGLLRKFMESNKDIVRSMITKL